TCAAAATGCATTCATCAAAATACAATATACATGATTTTCTTGAACTATTCTTTGAGTGGTTCCTAAACATGAAAACAAGGCTTACCATTTTCTTTCTTGCCGAAGAAATCCCAGATTTGATCAGCTCTCTTCTCTGGTGTGTTCTCATCATCAGGAAGATTCTTTTGGTCCTCTTTGGAGATCATGTTGAATATCGACTATAAACAGAAAGTTTCTTTCATCATTATTGAGATTTGAGCAGCACGCAAAACATGATGTGACCACATCTCATCTCTTACACCTACTTCATCACATCTATTTCACAACGACTCTACAACTGACCTCGACGATCTCCTGGATCTCCTTCTTGGTTATGCTTCTGTTGTGGTCGACGTCGTACAGGTTGAACGCCCACTCCAGTTTCTGTATGGTCCTCCCAGAGGAGGTCAAGTGCAGGGCCATGATGTACTCCTTAAAGTCCAGCATCCCATCACTGCAGGGTTCAATATCATTCAATTACTCTGTTTCTATATCCCACAAGTGCTAATTATGCAGAGCAGTGCAAATCAGCAGGAACGTTGTAATGATCATATCATCCATCACCTGTTGGAATCGAAGCTCCTGAAGACGTGGCGTGCATAAGCCTTGGGGTCTGCGTCGGGGAAGAATTTGATGTAGATGGCCTCAAACTGCTGCTTGCTGATTTGCCCACTGGGACACTCTCTCAGGAAGGTCTGGTACCTATAGAGGATGAAATAAAGATGTATCAAACAGTAGCTacgtctcaaatgacacccttcTCTCTATAAAGTGTATTTATTTTGACCAGAATTGTAAGTTCTAGGTACCCGGTACATAGCTGCTCCTCGCTGTACTTGGTGTTCAGTTTCAGCTCCTCTAGGAGATCCTTGGACAGGGAGACACTTTTGCTGTTGCCCATCTCTCCTGTGTTTCGGGATCGTTgtcct
This genomic stretch from Salvelinus namaycush isolate Seneca chromosome 4, SaNama_1.0, whole genome shotgun sequence harbors:
- the LOC120045412 gene encoding recoverin-like, whose product is MGNSKSVSLSKDLLEELKLNTKYSEEQLCTGYQTFLRECPSGQISKQQFEAIYIKFFPDADPKAYARHVFRSFDSNSDGMLDFKEYIMALHLTSSGRTIQKLEWAFNLYDVDHNRSITKKEIQEIVESIFNMISKEDQKNLPDDENTPEKRADQIWDFFGKKENDKLTEEEFIQGVMDNKNILRLVQFDQPQKVQERLNEMKH